The Noviherbaspirillum saxi genome includes a window with the following:
- a CDS encoding DUF4214 domain-containing protein, which produces MATPGIGLLPLTGSNGIDALTNGTYWNLDPSRTITWALANFGSQSWPNPSATAASITQAFNTFSYFAHINFRYTGHYPDPNTANADMVFSLDGTGTIFSSANTWALGYFPNSQLTQALLPPSLRAVYTNAPGDIWMNLSSFSAVTASYTPGAAGFYVLLHEIGHTLGLKHPHDNGGTGHPTFNDVGGSLLDIDAATIMSYNETNPLSALSLHPASPMILDVIALQSIYGANLATNAGDTRHMLTNTGVFQTFFDPSGSDYVDASTSQYGWNINLGIVEQSGGLPFSIGVAEPRDGAATSTTLDWLYGSFEGVMGSGYADAITGSSANEWFAGWGGNDNITGGTGTDYAVFYRNRSDFTVTRNTAGMTVNARAGNEGSDSLSGIERLKFQDQYLAFDTEGTAGQAYRLYQAAFDRKPDNGGLGSWIGWLDQGNALRDAAAFFQTTPEFISKYGSNVPVSSFVTLLYQNVLHRAPDAGGMSTWTTVLGSNQWSRADVLLGFSESAENKAALIGVMQNGMEFTV; this is translated from the coding sequence ATGGCGACACCGGGTATTGGGCTTCTTCCTCTTACAGGATCCAACGGTATAGATGCCTTGACTAACGGCACCTACTGGAATCTCGATCCGTCACGCACCATCACATGGGCTCTCGCGAATTTCGGTTCCCAATCCTGGCCGAACCCATCTGCTACCGCGGCATCCATCACGCAGGCATTCAATACCTTCTCTTACTTCGCCCATATCAATTTTCGATATACCGGCCATTACCCCGATCCGAATACCGCAAATGCGGATATGGTCTTCTCTCTTGATGGAACGGGAACCATCTTCAGCAGTGCAAATACCTGGGCACTTGGATATTTTCCAAATTCCCAGCTGACGCAGGCCTTGCTGCCGCCCAGCCTGAGGGCCGTTTACACGAACGCACCCGGGGACATCTGGATGAATCTTTCCAGTTTTTCGGCCGTGACCGCAAGCTACACCCCAGGCGCGGCCGGATTCTATGTTTTGCTGCACGAGATAGGCCACACGCTGGGGCTCAAGCATCCCCACGACAATGGGGGCACGGGTCATCCGACCTTCAACGACGTCGGCGGGTCGCTCCTGGACATCGATGCAGCAACCATCATGTCGTACAACGAGACGAATCCGCTCTCGGCATTGAGCCTGCATCCTGCCTCTCCCATGATTCTGGATGTGATTGCCCTGCAATCCATCTACGGTGCCAATCTTGCGACAAATGCGGGCGACACCCGGCATATGCTGACCAACACCGGCGTGTTTCAGACATTCTTTGATCCGTCGGGGTCCGACTATGTCGATGCCAGCACCTCGCAATACGGCTGGAACATCAACCTGGGTATCGTAGAACAAAGTGGAGGTCTGCCCTTTTCTATCGGGGTCGCAGAGCCAAGAGACGGCGCAGCCACCTCCACCACGCTGGACTGGCTGTATGGCAGCTTCGAGGGAGTCATGGGGTCCGGTTACGCGGATGCCATCACCGGTTCAAGCGCAAATGAGTGGTTTGCCGGCTGGGGCGGCAATGACAACATCACCGGCGGCACGGGCACGGACTATGCCGTGTTCTACCGTAACCGCAGCGATTTCACCGTTACACGGAACACCGCCGGCATGACTGTCAACGCAAGGGCCGGTAACGAAGGAAGCGACTCGCTGTCCGGAATCGAGCGGCTCAAGTTTCAGGATCAGTATCTTGCATTTGACACCGAGGGCACCGCCGGTCAGGCATATCGGCTTTATCAGGCTGCATTCGACCGGAAGCCGGACAATGGCGGCCTGGGTTCGTGGATAGGCTGGCTCGACCAGGGCAATGCCCTCAGGGACGCTGCGGCATTCTTCCAGACCACACCGGAATTCATATCGAAGTACGGTTCCAACGTGCCAGTGTCGAGCTTTGTAACACTGCTATATCAGAACGTCCTGCATCGGGCTCCCGATGCAGGCGGGATGAGCACTTGGACGACTGTTCTTGGATCGAACCAGTGGAGCCGGGCCGATGTCTTGCTCGGGTTCAGTGAAAGCGCCGAGAACAAAGCCGCTCTGATCGGCGTCATGCAAAATGGAATGGAATTTACGGTGTAG